The Salmonella enterica subsp. houtenae serovar Houten genome has a segment encoding these proteins:
- the sotB gene encoding membrane transport protein has protein sequence MTINPVSRKVAWLRVVTLAIAAFIFNTTEFVPVGLLSDIAESFHMQTAQVGIMLTIYAWVVAVMSLPFMLLTSQMERRKLLICLFVLFIASHVLSFLAWNFTVLVISRIGIAFAHAIFWSITASLAIRLAPAGKRAQALSLIATGTALAMVLGLPIGRVVGQYFGWRTTFFAIGMGALITLLCLIKLLPKLPSEHSGSLKSLPLLFRRPALMSLYILTVVVVTAHYTAYSYIEPFVQNVAGLSANFATVLLLILGGAGIIGSLVFGKLGNHHASLLVSIAIALLVVCLLLLLPAADSEAHLALLSIFWGIAIMVIGLGMQVKVLALAPDATDVAMALFSGIFNIGIGAGALAGNQVSLHWSMSIIGYIGAIPAFAALVWAVLIFRKWPVTLEEQPH, from the coding sequence ATGACTATCAATCCAGTTTCCCGCAAGGTCGCGTGGCTACGGGTAGTTACGCTTGCTATTGCCGCTTTTATTTTCAATACCACGGAGTTTGTGCCGGTTGGTTTGCTGTCAGACATTGCCGAAAGCTTTCATATGCAAACCGCGCAGGTCGGCATCATGCTAACCATTTACGCCTGGGTAGTTGCCGTCATGTCGCTGCCTTTTATGCTTCTTACCAGCCAAATGGAGCGCCGTAAGCTACTCATTTGTCTGTTTGTTCTGTTTATTGCCAGCCATGTACTCTCCTTCCTGGCATGGAACTTTACCGTGCTGGTCATTAGCCGTATCGGCATCGCTTTCGCCCACGCTATTTTCTGGTCGATAACCGCATCTCTGGCGATCCGCCTGGCCCCTGCCGGGAAACGCGCGCAGGCATTAAGTCTGATAGCGACCGGAACCGCGTTGGCCATGGTGCTTGGGCTGCCGATAGGGCGCGTTGTTGGTCAGTATTTTGGCTGGCGCACCACCTTTTTTGCCATCGGCATGGGCGCATTAATTACGCTGCTATGTCTGATTAAGCTTCTACCGAAATTGCCGAGCGAACATTCCGGCTCACTAAAAAGTTTACCTTTGCTATTCCGACGCCCGGCGCTGATGAGCCTCTATATACTGACCGTCGTGGTGGTGACTGCGCATTACACCGCTTATAGCTATATTGAACCGTTCGTTCAGAATGTCGCCGGGCTCAGTGCGAATTTTGCTACCGTCCTGTTACTCATCCTGGGCGGCGCCGGGATCATCGGCAGCCTCGTGTTTGGCAAACTGGGTAATCATCATGCCTCGTTGCTCGTCAGTATCGCTATTGCCCTGCTGGTTGTCTGTCTGCTTCTGCTGCTCCCTGCGGCGGATAGCGAAGCGCATCTGGCCCTACTGAGCATTTTCTGGGGAATCGCGATTATGGTGATAGGGCTCGGGATGCAGGTGAAAGTGTTAGCGCTGGCGCCGGATGCTACCGATGTCGCGATGGCGCTATTTTCAGGTATCTTTAATATCGGCATTGGCGCCGGCGCGCTGGCAGGAAATCAGGTGAGTTTGCACTGGTCAATGTCGATCATCGGCTATATTGGCGCCATACCCGCTTTTGCCGCGCTGGTATGGGCTGTACTCATATTCCGCAAATGGCCAGTGACGCTGGAAGAGCAACCGCATTAA
- the marC_2 gene encoding multiple drug resistance protein MarC, translating into MMDLFKAIGLGLVVLLPLANPLTTVALFLGLAGNMNSAERNRQSYMASVYVFAIMMVAYYAGQLVMNTFGISIPGLRIAGGLIVAFIGFRMLFPQQKAHESPEAKSKSEELADEPTANIAFVPLAMPSTAGPGTIAMIISSASTVRHGGEFPDWVITVAPPIIFLAVAVILWGCLRSSGAIMRLVGKGGIEAISRLMGFLLVCMGVQFIINGVLEIIKTYH; encoded by the coding sequence ATGATGGATTTGTTTAAAGCGATTGGATTGGGGCTGGTTGTACTGCTCCCGTTAGCCAATCCGCTAACCACTGTGGCGCTGTTTCTTGGCCTTGCGGGCAATATGAATAGTGCGGAACGCAACCGGCAGTCATATATGGCTTCGGTTTATGTCTTCGCCATTATGATGGTGGCGTACTATGCCGGGCAGTTAGTCATGAACACCTTCGGTATTTCCATTCCAGGGCTACGGATCGCCGGGGGATTAATCGTGGCGTTTATCGGCTTCAGAATGCTTTTCCCGCAGCAGAAGGCGCATGAGTCGCCGGAAGCGAAAAGCAAATCGGAGGAGCTGGCAGACGAACCCACGGCCAATATTGCGTTTGTTCCACTGGCTATGCCAAGCACCGCAGGACCGGGGACCATCGCAATGATCATCAGTTCCGCTTCCACGGTGCGTCATGGCGGCGAGTTTCCCGACTGGGTCATTACGGTCGCGCCGCCGATTATTTTTCTTGCCGTGGCGGTGATCCTGTGGGGATGCTTACGCAGTTCTGGCGCGATTATGCGGCTGGTGGGTAAAGGGGGAATCGAAGCGATTTCCCGCTTAATGGGATTCCTGCTGGTGTGTATGGGTGTACAATTTATTATCAACGGCGTGTTGGAAATTATTAAAACGTACCATTAA
- the marR gene encoding Multiple antibiotic resistance protein MarR, with amino-acid sequence MKSTSDLFNEIIPLGRLIYMVNQKKDRLLNDYLSPLDITASQFKVLCSIRCAGCITPVELKKVLSVDLGALTRMLDRLICKGWIERLPNPNDKRGVLVKLTPDGAAICEQCHQRPGQDLHQELTKNLTADEVATLEYLLKKILP; translated from the coding sequence TTGAAAAGCACCAGTGATCTGTTCAATGAAATTATTCCGCTGGGTCGCTTGATCTACATGGTAAATCAGAAAAAAGATCGCCTGTTAAATGACTACTTATCCCCGCTGGATATCACCGCATCACAGTTTAAAGTGCTTTGCTCGATACGCTGTGCGGGATGCATTACCCCGGTTGAACTTAAAAAAGTGCTGTCTGTCGATCTCGGCGCATTGACACGGATGCTTGACCGTCTGATCTGCAAGGGCTGGATCGAGAGACTGCCAAATCCTAATGACAAACGCGGCGTACTGGTGAAGCTAACGCCGGACGGCGCGGCAATTTGTGAGCAATGTCATCAACGACCAGGGCAAGACCTGCATCAGGAATTAACAAAAAACTTAACGGCGGACGAAGTGGCAACGCTTGAGTATTTGCTCAAGAAAATTCTGCCGTAG
- the marA gene encoding multiple antibiotic resistance protein MarA, giving the protein MSRRNTDAITIHSILDWIEDNLESPLSLEKVSERSGYSKWHLQRMFKKETGHSLGQYIRSRKMTEIAQKLKESNEPILYLAERYGFESQQTLTRTFKNYFDVPPHKYRITNMHGESRYMLPLNHGNC; this is encoded by the coding sequence ATGTCCAGACGCAACACTGACGCTATTACTATTCATAGCATTTTGGACTGGATCGAGGATAACCTGGAGTCGCCGCTCTCACTGGAAAAAGTGTCTGAGCGTTCAGGATACTCCAAATGGCACCTGCAACGGATGTTTAAAAAAGAGACCGGTCATTCATTAGGCCAATACATCCGTAGCCGTAAGATGACGGAAATCGCGCAAAAATTAAAAGAGAGCAACGAGCCCATCCTCTATCTGGCGGAACGCTATGGCTTTGAGTCACAGCAAACATTGACCCGGACGTTCAAAAACTATTTTGACGTGCCGCCGCATAAATACCGGATCACCAATATGCATGGCGAATCACGGTATATGCTGCCGCTGAACCATGGCAACTGCTAG
- the marB gene encoding Multiple antibiotic resistance protein produces MLFPALPGLLLIASGYGIAEQTLLPTAQNSRDVMLLPSVGDPPNDLHPVSVNSDKSDELGVPYYNDQHR; encoded by the coding sequence ATGTTGTTTCCCGCCCTGCCGGGTCTGTTACTTATCGCCTCCGGATATGGCATCGCAGAACAAACTCTGTTACCTACGGCACAAAATAGCCGTGATGTGATGCTTCTGCCCTCCGTGGGCGATCCGCCAAATGACCTTCACCCCGTGAGCGTGAACAGCGATAAGTCAGATGAATTAGGCGTGCCCTATTATAACGACCAACACCGTTAA
- a CDS encoding response regulator FixJ translates to MIIVITTCEYFKKGFGYIVDDIRREYCSFTEVVYAKHIGCVNKQTLQRVKAIIVDYGHADIHLLSSLFEFKTHHPDSYIILITRDTCYESTIDNILINALSDFSVDCKDALKKISGFLGNYGEAKHNRVITKNSNLYCLEKQVNLSKKEVNVLPFIMTGKKNKEISRHLDLSEKTICHYRRSIYKKFQVNNLAGLYYKIEDKR, encoded by the coding sequence GTGATTATTGTCATCACCACATGTGAATACTTTAAAAAAGGATTTGGTTATATCGTTGATGATATCCGGAGGGAGTACTGTTCATTTACTGAGGTCGTTTATGCTAAGCACATTGGATGTGTAAATAAGCAAACCCTACAAAGGGTTAAAGCGATTATTGTTGATTATGGTCACGCAGATATACATTTGCTAAGCTCGCTGTTTGAGTTTAAAACCCATCACCCTGATAGCTATATTATTCTCATTACGCGAGATACTTGCTATGAGAGTACTATCGATAACATTCTTATTAATGCGTTATCCGATTTTAGCGTAGACTGTAAGGATGCGCTGAAGAAAATTAGCGGATTCCTCGGGAATTATGGAGAGGCTAAACATAATAGAGTAATTACTAAAAACAGCAATCTTTATTGCCTTGAAAAACAGGTGAATCTATCGAAAAAAGAGGTGAATGTACTGCCTTTTATTATGACAGGTAAAAAGAACAAAGAAATATCGCGGCATCTTGATCTAAGCGAAAAGACGATTTGCCACTATCGGCGTAGTATTTACAAGAAATTTCAGGTTAATAATTTGGCAGGTCTTTATTATAAGATTGAAGATAAGCGCTAA